The following proteins come from a genomic window of Sulfitobacter indolifex:
- the hisB gene encoding imidazoleglycerol-phosphate dehydratase HisB, whose product MRRSTLTRTTAETDITVEINLDGTGTYDNETGVGFFDHMLDQLSRHSLIDIKVRAKGDLHIDDHHTVEDVGITLGQALTQALGDKRGIRRYGSCLLAMDDAQIRCALDLSARPFLIWNVDFPTSSIGTFDTELVREFFQALSTHGGITLHVDALHGFNSHHIAEAAFKSVARALREAVETDPRKADAIPSTKGAL is encoded by the coding sequence ATGCGTCGCAGCACCCTGACCCGCACCACCGCCGAGACTGACATCACGGTCGAGATCAATCTCGACGGCACTGGTACCTATGACAATGAAACCGGCGTGGGCTTTTTTGACCATATGCTTGACCAATTGTCGCGCCACTCGCTGATTGACATCAAGGTACGCGCCAAGGGCGATCTGCACATCGATGATCACCACACGGTCGAAGATGTGGGCATCACGTTGGGCCAAGCGCTGACCCAAGCGCTCGGCGACAAACGCGGCATCCGCCGCTATGGGTCTTGCCTGCTGGCCATGGACGACGCGCAGATCCGCTGCGCGCTCGACCTATCGGCGCGCCCCTTCCTGATCTGGAATGTTGATTTCCCAACCAGCAGCATAGGCACCTTCGACACCGAACTGGTACGCGAGTTCTTCCAAGCGCTCAGCACCCACGGCGGCATTACGCTGCACGTCGATGCACTCCACGGTTTCAACAGCCACCACATCGCCGAGGCGGCCTTTAAATCCGTCGCCCGCGCCCTGCGCGAAGCGGTCGAGACCGACCCCCGCAAAGCAGACGCCATCCCCTCCACCAAAGGCGCATTGTGA
- the hisH gene encoding imidazole glycerol phosphate synthase subunit HisH: MLTAIIDYESGNLHSAHKAFERMARENNAGEVTVTADADVVARADRLVLPGDGAFPACMAALKGAGGLYDAMVEAVEEKGRPFLGICVGMQLMASLGREYKDTPGLGWIGGEVTKITPADSKLKVPHMGWNDLVIDHDHAVFDGLKTGDHTYFVHSYHMAVADPAERLAHVNYGGDVTAIIGRDTMLGMQFHPEKSQTTGLRLISNFLTWAP, from the coding sequence ATGCTGACAGCAATTATCGACTACGAGTCCGGCAACCTGCACTCGGCGCACAAAGCCTTTGAACGCATGGCGCGTGAAAATAACGCAGGTGAGGTCACGGTTACGGCAGATGCCGATGTTGTGGCCCGCGCCGACCGTTTGGTGCTGCCCGGCGATGGCGCGTTCCCTGCCTGTATGGCAGCCCTTAAGGGCGCTGGCGGCCTCTATGATGCGATGGTCGAAGCGGTCGAAGAAAAAGGCCGCCCCTTCCTTGGCATCTGCGTGGGCATGCAGCTGATGGCAAGCTTGGGCCGCGAGTACAAAGACACACCCGGCTTGGGCTGGATCGGAGGAGAGGTGACTAAAATCACCCCTGCTGACTCCAAGCTTAAAGTGCCACATATGGGCTGGAACGACCTGGTGATCGACCATGACCACGCCGTTTTTGACGGGCTAAAGACCGGCGATCATACTTATTTCGTTCACAGCTATCATATGGCCGTGGCAGATCCGGCCGAACGGCTTGCGCACGTCAACTATGGCGGTGATGTCACAGCGATCATCGGCCGTGATACGATGTTGGGAATGCAGTTTCATCCAGAGAAAAGCCAGACTACCGGCCTGCGGCTGATCTCGAACTTTCTGACTTGGGCCCCCTAA
- a CDS encoding DUF2147 domain-containing protein produces the protein MKQFIAAGLLGLGLTGAAYAAGPAVGTWQTQVDDGAYAHVKMAPCGGAVCGTIARTFNDSGEYKSPNIGKTLVIDMKPEGGGKYAGKVWRPSNGKIYIGKMDVAGDSLKLSGCIAGGLICSKQTWARIK, from the coding sequence ATGAAACAGTTTATTGCAGCGGGCCTTTTGGGCCTTGGCCTAACCGGTGCCGCCTATGCGGCAGGCCCCGCAGTCGGGACTTGGCAGACCCAAGTAGATGACGGCGCCTATGCCCATGTAAAAATGGCCCCCTGTGGCGGCGCGGTCTGCGGTACCATCGCACGTACCTTCAACGACAGCGGCGAATACAAGTCGCCCAACATCGGCAAAACGCTGGTGATCGACATGAAGCCTGAAGGCGGCGGCAAATATGCAGGCAAAGTTTGGCGCCCGTCGAATGGCAAAATCTACATCGGCAAGATGGACGTTGCAGGCGATTCCCTTAAGCTTTCAGGCTGCATTGCAGGCGGGCTGATCTGTTCCAAGCAGACTTGGGCGCGCATCAAGTAA
- the hisA gene encoding 1-(5-phosphoribosyl)-5-[(5-phosphoribosylamino)methylideneamino]imidazole-4-carboxamide isomerase, translated as MILYPAIDLKDGQAVRLVHGDMDRATVFNDDPAAQALSFVDAGCEWLHLVDLNGAFAGTPVNAAPVEAILKACKVPAQLGGGIRDMATIESWLDKGLARVILGTVAVENPDLVREAAAAFPGHVAVGIDARNGRVATKGWATETDVMATDLAKSFEDAGVAAIIYTDINRDGAMGGPNVSATADLARAVSIPVIASGGVSSLDDLAALRDTGVIEGAISGRALYDGAIDLAAAMQMLKG; from the coding sequence ATGATCCTCTACCCCGCCATCGATCTCAAAGACGGTCAGGCTGTGCGCCTTGTGCATGGTGACATGGACCGTGCCACCGTCTTTAACGACGATCCCGCAGCACAGGCACTTAGCTTCGTAGACGCGGGCTGCGAGTGGCTGCATTTGGTTGATCTCAATGGCGCCTTTGCCGGGACACCGGTGAATGCAGCCCCGGTTGAGGCGATCCTGAAGGCCTGCAAGGTGCCGGCACAATTGGGCGGCGGCATTCGCGATATGGCGACCATTGAGAGCTGGCTCGATAAAGGTCTGGCGCGGGTGATCCTTGGCACCGTGGCCGTGGAAAACCCCGATCTGGTGCGTGAGGCTGCCGCCGCTTTCCCCGGTCATGTGGCCGTTGGGATTGACGCGCGAAACGGGCGTGTTGCGACCAAAGGTTGGGCGACAGAGACCGATGTTATGGCCACTGACCTTGCCAAATCCTTTGAAGACGCAGGCGTGGCGGCGATCATCTATACCGACATCAATCGTGATGGCGCGATGGGCGGGCCGAATGTCAGCGCCACCGCCGATCTGGCGCGGGCCGTGTCGATCCCGGTGATTGCCTCCGGTGGGGTGTCCTCGCTCGATGATCTGGCAGCACTGCGTGATACAGGCGTGATCGAGGGCGCGATCTCGGGCCGGGCGCTTTATGATGGGGCGATTGATCTGGCGGCTGCCATGCAAATGTTGAAGGGCTGA
- the hisF gene encoding imidazole glycerol phosphate synthase subunit HisF: MLKTRIIPCLDVADGRVVKGVNFVGLRDAGDPVDAAIAYDAAGADELCFLDIHATHENRGTMFDLVTRTAEHCYIPLTVGGGVRTVADVRALLLAGADKVSFNSAAVANPDVIAEAADHFGSQCIVCAIDAKTVSPGKWEIFTHGGRKPTGIDAVEFAQLVAEKGAGEILLTSMDRDGTKQGFNLPLTRAISDAVSVPVIASGGVGNLDHLVDGVIEGGASAVLAASIFHFGEYTVQEAKQHMAAAGIPMRLS, from the coding sequence ATGCTGAAGACCCGCATTATCCCCTGTCTTGACGTGGCCGATGGGCGCGTGGTGAAAGGCGTGAATTTTGTTGGCCTGCGGGATGCGGGTGATCCGGTTGATGCTGCGATTGCCTATGATGCGGCAGGGGCGGATGAGCTGTGTTTCCTTGATATTCACGCCACCCATGAGAACCGTGGGACGATGTTTGATTTGGTCACGCGCACGGCAGAGCATTGTTATATCCCTCTGACCGTGGGTGGCGGTGTTCGCACCGTTGCGGATGTGCGCGCCTTGCTGCTTGCCGGGGCGGATAAGGTCAGCTTCAACTCTGCCGCTGTGGCCAACCCGGATGTGATTGCCGAAGCCGCGGATCATTTCGGCAGCCAATGCATTGTCTGCGCCATTGATGCCAAAACCGTCAGCCCCGGCAAATGGGAGATTTTCACCCATGGCGGGCGCAAGCCCACGGGCATTGATGCGGTGGAGTTTGCGCAACTGGTCGCAGAGAAGGGCGCGGGGGAAATCCTGCTGACTTCGATGGACCGCGACGGTACCAAACAAGGGTTCAACCTGCCGCTGACCCGTGCGATTTCGGATGCGGTTTCGGTGCCGGTGATCGCCTCGGGCGGGGTTGGCAACTTGGATCACCTCGTTGACGGGGTGATTGAGGGCGGCGCTTCTGCGGTGCTGGCGGCATCCATCTTTCACTTCGGCGAATATACCGTACAGGAGGCCAAGCAACATATGGCCGCCGCGGGCATTCCAATGAGGCTTTCATGA
- a CDS encoding phosphoribosyl-ATP diphosphatase: MTLDDLYATILSRKEADPSSSWTAQLLAKGPEKCAEKFGEEAVEAIIEAVKNDRAGLTSEAADVLYHLLVMLAARDVPLSDVLDELARRQSTSGIAEKAART; encoded by the coding sequence ATGACGCTTGATGATCTTTACGCCACCATCCTGAGCCGCAAAGAAGCTGACCCTTCAAGCAGTTGGACTGCGCAGTTGCTGGCTAAAGGGCCGGAAAAATGTGCTGAGAAGTTTGGCGAGGAAGCGGTCGAGGCCATCATCGAGGCGGTGAAAAACGACCGCGCTGGCCTCACCTCTGAGGCTGCCGATGTTCTGTATCATCTGTTGGTCATGCTCGCGGCGCGCGACGTGCCGCTGAGTGATGTGCTGGATGAATTGGCACGCCGCCAGTCGACCTCGGGCATCGCCGAGAAGGCCGCGCGCACGTAA
- a CDS encoding CoA-binding protein codes for MTDALIKDVLTRTRRIAVVGVSPNPARPSHYVAEYLAEKGYDVVPVNPVHAGKEVFGKTIVATLAEIDPPVQMVDIFRRSEDVPPVVDEALAAFPDLETIWMQMGITNAEAAAKAEARGVDVIQDRCPKVEIPRLLG; via the coding sequence ATGACAGATGCATTGATCAAAGACGTCCTCACCCGCACCCGCCGCATTGCGGTGGTCGGCGTGTCCCCCAACCCGGCGCGGCCCAGCCACTATGTCGCTGAATATCTTGCGGAAAAAGGCTATGACGTGGTGCCGGTAAACCCGGTCCATGCGGGCAAAGAGGTCTTCGGCAAAACCATCGTCGCAACATTGGCCGAGATCGACCCGCCGGTGCAAATGGTCGACATCTTCCGCCGCTCCGAGGATGTGCCCCCCGTGGTCGATGAGGCACTTGCAGCTTTCCCCGATCTGGAAACGATCTGGATGCAGATGGGGATCACCAATGCCGAAGCAGCGGCCAAGGCCGAAGCGCGCGGCGTGGATGTGATCCAAGACCGCTGCCCCAAGGTCGAAATCCCGCGCCTGCTCGGGTAA
- a CDS encoding acyl-CoA dehydrogenase family protein — protein MIDQTLDMNNLEMSEKAKPLLAAVTKHIRENVDPITEEFFRLGEGRADRWSYAPGQLELLDGAKQKAREAGLWNFFLPNAETGEGLANLDYAYIAAELGKSPLAPETLNCSAPDTGNMEVLERVGTAEQKEQWLKPLLAGEIRSAFAMTEPDVASSDARNISTSAVLDGDDWVINGEKFYISGAGDPRCKIMIVMVKTSPEAETFRQQSQILVPMDTPGVEILGPMHVFGHDDAPHGHMHIRFTDVRVPRENVLWGEGRGFEISQVRLGPGRIHHCMRSIGSAEKALDLMIERGLGREAFGKKIIDLGKNMETISRARIDIEAMRLMVLKAAKAMDVLGNKEARIWVSMIKALVPEKACEIIDASMQVHGATGMSQWSPLSGMYTWQRALRFADGPDEVHHQVIARAEVKAFQASNTRGTKSDS, from the coding sequence ATGATCGATCAGACCTTGGACATGAACAATCTCGAAATGTCGGAGAAGGCCAAGCCGCTTCTGGCCGCTGTTACCAAGCACATCCGCGAGAATGTCGATCCGATCACCGAGGAATTCTTTCGGCTTGGCGAAGGCCGCGCCGACCGTTGGTCCTATGCACCCGGTCAGTTGGAACTGCTCGACGGGGCCAAGCAAAAGGCGCGTGAGGCGGGGTTGTGGAACTTCTTTCTGCCGAATGCCGAGACGGGCGAAGGGCTGGCGAACCTTGATTATGCCTATATCGCCGCTGAACTGGGCAAAAGCCCGCTGGCGCCTGAGACCCTGAACTGCTCTGCCCCCGATACTGGGAATATGGAGGTTCTGGAACGCGTCGGCACGGCTGAACAAAAGGAGCAATGGTTAAAGCCCCTGCTCGCGGGCGAAATCCGTTCGGCTTTTGCGATGACTGAGCCTGATGTGGCCTCTTCTGATGCACGGAATATTTCGACCAGCGCGGTTTTGGATGGCGACGATTGGGTCATCAACGGCGAGAAATTCTATATCTCCGGTGCGGGTGATCCGCGCTGTAAGATTATGATTGTTATGGTAAAAACCTCGCCCGAGGCGGAGACGTTCCGGCAGCAGAGCCAGATCCTTGTGCCGATGGACACGCCGGGCGTCGAGATCCTCGGCCCGATGCATGTTTTCGGTCACGACGACGCGCCGCATGGGCATATGCACATCCGCTTTACCGACGTTCGCGTGCCCCGTGAAAACGTGCTTTGGGGCGAAGGGCGCGGGTTTGAGATCAGTCAGGTACGGCTGGGGCCCGGTCGGATTCACCACTGCATGCGCTCAATTGGGTCAGCAGAAAAGGCGCTGGACCTGATGATAGAACGGGGGCTGGGGCGCGAGGCCTTTGGCAAGAAGATCATCGACCTTGGCAAGAACATGGAAACCATCAGCCGCGCGCGGATCGACATTGAAGCGATGCGGCTCATGGTGCTGAAGGCCGCCAAAGCGATGGATGTGCTGGGCAACAAAGAGGCGCGCATCTGGGTCAGCATGATCAAGGCACTGGTGCCGGAAAAGGCCTGCGAGATCATTGACGCCTCGATGCAGGTGCATGGTGCCACGGGGATGAGCCAGTGGAGCCCATTGTCGGGCATGTACACATGGCAGCGTGCGCTGCGCTTTGCCGATGGGCCGGACGAGGTGCACCATCAGGTGATCGCGCGGGCCGAGGTGAAGGCGTTTCAGGCGTCGAACACGCGCGGCACGAAGAGCGACAGCTGA
- a CDS encoding SDR family oxidoreductase: MELQGRVIVITGAASGIGRALALRFAQEAPAHIVCVDIDGAGTEATAAKVGGTAFRVDVSSEAEIATLIAEVERDIGPIDLFCSNAGISIEGGVEVPDADWQRIWEINVMSHVRAARHLVPLMRARGGGYLLNTASAAGLLNQVGAAPYGVTKHAAVGLAEWLAMTYGDDGIKVSVLCPQAVRTEMMRGLEDHVAAIDGMLEPEPVAEACVQAIRDEVFLVLPHPQVRDYIQGKARDYDRWIGGMRKLNRRFGTPDAT; the protein is encoded by the coding sequence GTGGAGCTGCAAGGGCGCGTCATTGTTATCACCGGTGCTGCCAGCGGCATCGGGCGGGCCTTGGCGCTGCGCTTTGCGCAGGAGGCGCCTGCGCATATCGTCTGCGTAGATATCGACGGCGCCGGGACCGAAGCGACGGCGGCCAAGGTTGGCGGCACGGCGTTTCGCGTCGATGTCTCCAGTGAGGCTGAGATCGCGACGCTGATCGCAGAGGTCGAGCGTGATATCGGGCCGATTGATCTGTTCTGCTCCAACGCTGGTATTTCAATCGAGGGCGGTGTCGAGGTACCGGATGCGGACTGGCAGCGCATCTGGGAAATCAACGTGATGAGCCATGTGCGCGCAGCGCGGCATCTGGTGCCGCTGATGCGTGCGCGGGGCGGTGGGTATTTGTTGAATACGGCCTCGGCAGCGGGGCTGCTTAATCAGGTTGGGGCCGCGCCCTATGGGGTCACGAAACACGCCGCCGTTGGCCTCGCTGAATGGTTGGCGATGACCTATGGCGATGATGGGATCAAGGTTTCGGTGCTTTGCCCTCAGGCGGTACGGACCGAGATGATGCGCGGGCTGGAAGATCATGTCGCCGCGATTGACGGCATGCTGGAGCCGGAGCCCGTGGCCGAAGCCTGCGTGCAGGCGATCCGCGATGAGGTGTTTCTGGTGCTGCCGCATCCGCAGGTACGTGACTATATACAAGGCAAGGCGCGGGACTATGACCGCTGGATCGGCGGGATGCGCAAATTAAACCGGCGGTTTGGGACACCCGACGCGACGTAG